A single region of the Marmota flaviventris isolate mMarFla1 chromosome 10, mMarFla1.hap1, whole genome shotgun sequence genome encodes:
- the Gstm4 gene encoding glutathione S-transferase Mu 4 encodes MPMILGYWDIRGLAHAIRLLLEYTDSNYEEKRYTMGDAPDYDRSQWLDEKFKLGLDFPNLPYLIDGPHRITQSNAILRYIARKHNLCGETEEEMIRVDILENQAMDIANELARVCYSPDFEKLKPEYLERIPEALKLFSQFLGKKPWFVGDKITFVDFLAYDLLDLHRIFHPKCLDEFSNLKDFVSRFEGLKKISVYMKSSRFLPKPLYTKVATWGNK; translated from the exons ATGCCCATGATACTGGGTTACTGGGACATCCGCGGG CTGGCTCATGCCATCCGCCTGCTCCTGGAATACACAGACTCAAACTATGAGGAGAAGAGATACACCATGGGGGACG CTCCAGACTATGACAGAAGCCAGTGGCTGGATGAGAAATTCAAGCTGGGCCTGGACTTTCCCAAT CTGCCCTACTTGATTGACGGGCCTCACAGGATCACCCAGAGCAACGCCATCCTGCGCTACATTGCCCGCAAGCACAACCTGT GTGGGGAGACAGAAGAGGAGATGATTCGTGTGGACATTTTGGAGAACCAGGCTATGGACATTGCCAATGAGCTGGCTAGAGTCTGCTATAGCCCAGACTTT GAGAAACTGAAGCCAGAGTACTTGGAGCGCATCCCAGAGGCACTGAAGCTCTTTTCACAGTTCCTGGGGAAGAAGCCATGGTTTGTTGGTGATaag ATCACCTTTGTGGATTTCCTTGCTTATGATTTACTTGACCTGCACCGAATATTTCACCCTAAGTGCCTGGATGAATTTTCGAACCTGAAGGACTTCGTATCCCGCTTTGAG GGCTTGAAGAAGATCTCTGTCTACATGAAGTCCAGCCGCTTCCTCCCCAAACCTCTGTACACAAAGGTGGCTACATGGGGCAACAAGTAG